tACCGTTATCATGAGGGCTATTCCAATGAGCTATTTTATTCGAAGGCGGAGGAGCAGTCGAGGGTAACGGAGGCACGATTTCtacgaaaaaaatcgattgTTAGAAAACAGTTAACTTATTGTTCATGCACAAAAGAAGTTGGAACAATCATTTTACTGGCAGTGCGTATACCTTGTTGTTGGTAATGGGCATTGTGTTCTACATTAGGCGGTCTATGCCAACTACCATCATTCGCGTTGTACTGACCAGAGGTACCGTTTAGGTTCATGTTTCCACTTGTTGGTTGATAGGATTGTGGCCTATTTTGCTGTCCATAGTGTTGCTCTACATCTTCAATGATActcatttattataaaatacagtGTACAACGTCGCATAATtcaaataagaaaataattaccaTTTCGTCTGAGTGGCACGGTATTGTCGAAGCTCGGCGATCTTGCGGGAACCGGCGGAGGTGCTCCTCTGGGTGGTATTGGCGGTTTCTCGTTTGAGTGCATCGCTAGGTGTTGTTGATTGACATGCTGGTCGTGAGGCCTCGGTTgcggttgctgctgctgttgctgcattGGGTGGTGATGATggtgttgctgttgctgctgttgttgcatgTACATTTGTAAGAATTCTTTCTGTGGCTGTGTGTCGGGAGTCGACCTTCCTACATTTTCTGAATTCCTGTTCGGATCTGATCGCTTTTTATGAACTTGCGGTTggtgttgctgttgctgtttcGGCGACAAATCTGCTGGACCTTGACTTGCATTTGGTGTAACGTCACGTCTGATTACAGAATTCTTACGCTCCATTTCCGGCGTTGATGCGTGGCTGCTACCAGTAGACGGTGCGTCGTCCAAGTGATCGGGCGACAAATTCTGTATTCCCTCTAGGTCCTTGTGTGAATCATCGTAACTCATAAGTTGAAGGCTAGGCGGTAGTTTAGCGTGGAATGAAATTTTGTTAACCCAATCTTCCATGTCTTGCTTGCTAGATGCCAAAAACAAGAACTCCGAGCCATCCGTGCATTTTAATCGGAAGACGTTCTTGCGCTTCGTGTAATCCTCGGCTCTCTCACAAGTTCCATGGAATATGTTGATCGGTGCAGTTGCGGCTTTGCTCGACTGGAAGTCATCAATGTCCTTGAAGAAGCACAATAGCTGCCCGCATAGAACAGTGTAATACGGCTTCCAGGAGCGCACTGCAGCCTTTTTGCCTCCACTCTGGAGCTCATGCTTTCTTTCGAGTACACCTTGGATTTCTACTGGTGGTAACGAGTCGACGTTTTCTATTCTTTGATGCTTTCTAAAGCTTTGCGTTCTTCGTCTTGTGGTAAAGCTTGGTGTTCTCTTTGGTTTTTTCGTGTCTACCTTCATACTTTCGGCTCGTTTAATGTCAGCGGCTGATGCTATCATTCAAACATACATTAATATTAATTGGtatatttactttaaaaaagtAGAAATATAGATGATTAAATAAACAGAAAGCTTACTTCTTCTCAGTCTGTCGCTCAACATGTGGTGTAGACCACCGTAAGATTTACTCGTAGTTGGAGTGTTCTGCGATGCATCGCCTGCTCCGCCTTTCATGGGCGAAGATGACctgttaaaatataaaaagtcaTTTAGTATTCATAATTTTAACAAGAAAATATAGCTGATTGAATTATCGACTACTTGCCTGTTCATCGTTTCATGATCATCGTAAGTGCCGTTCATTTCATCCCGTGACACGTGACGCGGACTTTCTATGTAACGTCTCCGTTCTTCTTCCCGTTTTCGTTCTTCCGTAATCCTTTGCACTTCCTTGCGCTTGCGTTCCTCCAAACGCGCTTTTTCGACGCGTTCCTTCTCGGCCTGTCTCGCTGCCATTTCGGTCTCGAGTTGCTTTTGGAAGGCCTTTTCaagcttaaaaaattacaaatgtttttattagttttacactaaaaaataaaaccataGTTTCAAGGATTAGTTTATAGCTTACCATTGTTATACGCTTGATCGCATTAAACTTTTCTTCCTGTGCTTCGATGGTCTTTTCAAAGTCTTGATGTTTCATGATCAACTCCTCGACCTGCGGTATCGATTCACCGTACTGTTCGTCCCTCAGCATCGGTTCTCTGCTCGCGATCCAGTTCTCCAGCGTCTCAGCGTCTCTTTTGAAAGTTTGAGTATCCAGGTTCTGTTCATATATGAGCTTCCTCTGTTCCCACGTTTCTTCCAAAATCTGACTCCTTTGTCTTAGCACGGATACTTTCTCTTGAATCTCTTTGGCGAGGAAGTGTCCTTGCTGCACGAGAGCTTGGCCAGTTTTGTAGAACTTGCTGAATGCGTCGTCGTGCGTGTCAATCTCGGCCCGGTACTCGTTATGCCGTGAAATGAGGGCCTCAGCCCCAGGAACATCACGCGCCAGTTCTGGGGCCGTGACCTTGGCGACCATTTCGTTAATCCAGGAAATGAGATCCCGGTACTCGTCAAAGTAAGCTTGAAGCTGTTCTGCTTGAACGAGTTTGCCCTTACGTTGAGCAGCTTTCTCGAGAAGATCGTTCCAGGACTCGTCCACCTGCTCGTGTTTCACGGCAATGTGTTCTGTCGCATCAGGGAACAGTGCCGCTAGCCTTGACGCTTCTTCCATCACTGCTTCGACCTGTTCTTTTACCGCACCCAAATCGGTGTCCAAGCCTTGGTGCTTGCGAACAAGTGCCTGGATTGTCTCTAAATCATGGGCGTATTCGTGATCGGAACCTAGAGTTGCCTCTTTTTCCTGAATCCAAGAGATGGTCTCATCGGCCGTTCGGTCAAACATGTGCACCTGTTTGGCACCGGCAAGCGCCTCTTGACGCGCGTGCGCCAATTCTTTTAAGTCTTCCCACTGCTGTTTGGTCTCGTCGATCTTGCTGTGGATCTTGCTAGACTCGGGATTCTTTTCTTCGAGAAGCTTCTGGCCAGCTTCGATTATACCGGTCATTCGGTTCTCGCTACTGATCAGACTGGACAAAAAGTTCTCGAACATCTGAATGAGCAGCTCAACGTGTTCTACATCGCAACCATAGTCTTCTGATGCGGCGATCTGTTGTAGAgtcaataaaaatgattttatttgtAAAGCACATGCGTCGGAAactattaattatatttaagaaaataaaaacgtaCCGTTGTTTGATCTCCGATCCATTCTATAACTTGATCGGCCTGCATGATAAATCTGTGGTATTTTTCACTTTCCAGTAGTCTTTGAGATCTCTTCTCTTTCaagttttgtaaattttcgaACTTATGCTCGATCTCTGACTGCTTGTAAGCTATATTTTTACTGTCAAAGTGGTGCCTTTCAACCAATCCCTTcgacaattttttcaaattttcgacTGTACTCGTAAATCCACACAGATCACGTTCAACTCCCTCTAGCTTTTTAAACAACGACTGGACTGAATCCTCGTCTTTACCGTAATCCGTCGAGTTCAACAACGGTTGTTTTTCTTTGATCCATTGTTCAGCTTCCGCCGCTTCAGCATAGAACTGTAAATAGAAAAAGGTTTACAAAAGTTTAAGTTAACACTACAAACCAACAGTATTAATATCAAGACGATTAAGTACCATTTGTGATTCCACGGCGTCGAGCAACCTCAGCTTCCTTACGCTTGCAAGATCTCTCAGGTGCATAAGTTTTTCTTGCAACTCTCGAGACAGGGATTCGATCTTCTCCGATGCGAAGTGACCGCTCCTAACCATGGCAGTAGCTCTGCTAGCCAGCGAAGCGACCACTGGTTCTCGTGAAATTAATTCAGCTTCAAGCGCATGATGTTTCTTCTGTAACCGTTGCACAGTCGTTAACGAGCTACCGAGATCTTTACTGCCGGCGAGAACTTCCTTCTCAGATAGCCAGTGCAACTCGTCCTCTACGTCTCTTGCGAATTGATGAAGAAGTTTGGCATCTTCTAGATTGTCCCTACGAATTTGGATAGGTTCTTGCAGCCCATGATACCTGGTAATAGTAGTCGCTGCTCTCTCTTGAATCTCCTCGCTCATGAAATGTTTGGCACGTTGGAAATTAGCTGCGGTTTCCTTGATAGACTCGCAAGTTTCGTTATGGCTCATCACGTCGTTCTCCAGATTGGTATGTCTCTTCAGCAAATTGGCAACGCTCGACAGATCCTTACCGTGATCCTCGGACTGCAGTTGCGTTTCGATTTCGTCGATCCAGGCTTCGAACTCGTCTAGAGTTCGACTAAACAGTAGCGCTTGGTAAGCGTCATCTAGTCGGTTCTTCTTTAATTTACTGGTTTCCTGTAAAAGCTCCCACTCAGCCTCCAGCTCATCAAGGCGCTCTTGAATTTCCTTGGAAGCGAAGTGGTCTTCCTTGACAAGCGCCTCGCCCTCGGTAGTGACAGCGGACACTCGCCCCTTGTTAGCAGCCAATTCACTCTCGAATGCCACGTGCTTCTGAATCTTGCTCTGCAGATTTGTAGAATCACGATAGTTCTCGTCGCTCGCCACTTGTTGCTTCTCGTGAAGCCAACCTTCGACTTCCAGGACGTTACGCAAGAACTGGTGAAGACGTCGACTTTCCACCAGTTTATTTCGCCTGGCCAGAGCACTGTTCTTGAGCTTGTCTCTGCGCGCGCAAACAGCTGCTAATCTCGACTTTATACTCGGCGCGTCAGCGTGGCCTTCAGCAAGAACAGCGCTTGCGAACTTTTCTAGCTCCTCGATTCGTCCGAGTTGAGGCGTCAACATTTTCTCAAAATCTTCATGTTTTCGCATTAATTTCTCGACTCCAGATAACGAGTCTCCGAGATCATCGTTGTTTAGGAATGCTTCTTTCGTTGCAAGCCAGCTATCGGCTTGATTAGCTTGCTCCTTGAATAATTGTAGTTGATGAGCCTGCTTGAGTTTCTGCTTACCCGAAAGCCAGGCGTCATTCAATTCCTGTTGCAACTGCTCTAAATGGTCCAAACTCTCTTGTATGAATTCTCCCATGGGAATCAGCTTACGCCCATGCTCTCCAAGCGCCTTAAAGGTATCCTGCCTGCCATCGATTTCCGCCTTTCTCTCTTGGTGTAGTTCAAGCAAGGCTTCGGCCTCCAAGATAGTCGTTGGCGGTTCCACTTCATTCATACGCTTGATGGTCTCCGCCACCCAAATTTCTAATTCGCGCAGTTCTGCACGGAACTTGTGTAATGTATAAGCTTGGATGAGAGCCTGTCGACGATCGCTTGTCAAACGTTGCAACTCGCTCCAGTTAGTCTCCAATTCCGAAAGGATTCCATTAATCTGAGAAGCTTTTTCCGGGTATTTTTGCGAAAGAATATGTGCCTCCGTTTGATGTTCCTTCAATTTGCCTTCGATGGCAGTCATATCTCTCTCCATCGCTTCCTGTTTACGCTGCAAGTGATCGACGCCAGCCAAGTCTTTTCCAACGTCATTCGTGTTCATGGCCAGAGATTTCTCTACGACACGTTGGTTCGTATCATCGATATCGCGATTGAACAAGTGGATCTCCAGGGCCCCTGCCAACGTTTCTCTATACGCGCCAAGAGCTCCTTGTAACCCACGCCATTTATTGTTGAAGCCATCTCGACGTTGTTGGATCGCTTTAGTTTCTTCATCTTTTTCCtgtaatgaaataaatatatttaagatAAATTTATGAGATACGCGATTTCAATATGAGCAAACACATATAGACGAAACAACACTAACAACCTGCTTAATCAGCTTATCTGCCAGTGCGTTGATCGTTTTGATTCTGGCGTCGTCAACTCGCATGTCGCTGTCGACGTCGTCCAGTTTACGCTGCAGACTCAAACAGTGCTCGTAGTCTTTACCAATGTCTCCGGCTTGTACCATCATTTCTTTGTCTCGAATCCAAGCTTCGATCTTCTCAACCTGGTTATTGAAGTCGAGAATGTCCTGCGCTTCTTCCAAGCCTCTGCCACGATTCTCCGATTCGATTAGAAGTTTCTTCCACGAAGATAGAAGATGATCAAGTTGCTGTCGAATTTCGGCACTTGCCGGATGCTTATGCATCAACAACGTCTCTCCCTTCACTTTAATTTCCTCAATGCGACTTTGATTGGCTGCCAATTCAGCTTGGAACGCCTGGTGTTTCTGCAATTTCTTAATCTTGTCCTCTAAACTAGAGACCTGTCCCTTTGAAGCTTCAGCCTCGAGCTTCTTCTGCCTTTCACCGATCCAAGATTCAGCTTCACCGACATCCCTTACGAACTGTGCATGCAATAGTCCAGCCTCTAATCTTGCCTTTCTGGCGTTGCACAGCTCGCGTATTTTCGCTCGTCTTTTGATCACTTCATCAAGTCGTTTGGCTATCGTACGCGACTCGAAGTGATTCTGCGATAACAATTTGCTGCCGTGCTCTTGTAATGCGGCCAGCTTGTCTTCTTGCGTGATCAACAGtttttcaaactcgttgtgtttTTTCACCTGAGCATCGACCTCCTCAACTGACACACCAAAATTGTCGTTGCTCAAGGCAGCCTCTTGGGTCGTGGAGAGATTGTCGAGTTGCTTGGCATCACGCAGGAAAAAGTGTAGGTCTATCAGTTGATCCAGATGAATCTTCTTCTGTTGCCAGGCCGTGTGGAGCTTCTGGCGCTCGTCTAGGAGTTGGCTACACTTTTCTTCGACTTCCTatagtattaacaaaaacATCCCGGCTTTAAAAAAACTATCTTCAACAGTAATGAAAAAAGCAAAAGTTTACTCACGCTTGCTGCATAGTGTCCAGTTTGAACCATGGCTTCGCCAAGGTCGAGAACATTGCTAAAGGTGTCCTCTCTCGCTTCGATTTCTCCTTTCAGTGCCTCGTGTTCGGCCTTTAGAATCTGCGCGCTAGCAGCATCGCGTACGTTATCTTGCGTCGACATGGTCGCGCACAGACCGGCCGTCCAATTTGTCAGATCCCTGACCTGCGTTAAGAATCTCTGCAAATCGCAACTGGCTTGCAACTGATCCCTACGGTGAGCCGATCTCTCCTTCAACTCCTCCCAGTTGGCCAGCACAATCTTTTGCTGTTGGTCGATGTGGGCGGCGTTATTACCCGGGTAAAGGGCCTGGAGCCTAGCAGCATCTTCCACCAGTACCTGTAGCTGCGCTTCGAGCGCAACCAGATCATTCTCAAAGCCCTCGTGGCGTCGAATGAGCGCCAGAACTGAGTTTAAATCCCTGCCAAGATCGTCAGGCAATGCGGCTTTCTTTTCTTGGATCCGGGAGAGAGCCTCAGCAACGTCCCGGTGGAAACGATGGATCTCACCTGCTGCTTGTAATCGCTGTTCTCGGTTGCGCACAAGCTTCAGGAGGTGCTGCCACGACTCGCTGAAAGTGAAATAAATGTTCAATTATCAATTCTAGGCTGATCAGTTTGATCTGAGCGTTTGGCGTTTTAGCGAGGGAGGTTATTCGTCTACTACTGTGTTAATTCCATGTACAGGACCTTAATTTATGTTATAtcgaataataatcataaagTAACCAAGGCAAGACTGCACACTCAAACGGACTTACCACATCTTGGCATGCAACTGAGCCACCTCGAGTACCGGATCGTCTTCACCGTTTCTATATAGTCAATTTATGTACAGAAAAGTGGTTAATGTTAGTTTACCCTCATCCTTACTAAAGAAACCGTGCCACACCTGACCATATCTTTAGAAATATTATCTCACTCAAGAGTTTTATATATTTGAATGTTATTATACATGCAACAGCATTGACACTATCAGACAATAACTATAGGCATAGTCTAAcaagtatataatatttacaaaactAAAATCGAGTTAcgtttaatgaaaaaaaaagaaaaaaaactcataGAACCCTTAAaccaataaatttatttttccttaCCCAAGTTGCTCTTGTCTCTTCTCGATGTCCTGAAT
The sequence above is a segment of the Nasonia vitripennis strain AsymCx chromosome 3, Nvit_psr_1.1, whole genome shotgun sequence genome. Coding sequences within it:
- the LOC100122788 gene encoding spectrin beta chain, non-erythrocytic 1 isoform X2, with amino-acid sequence MDDHRRRSRLFRQSGAQYEPGAGPGAEPQTRSQLQSPQYEYNQAYSSSAACPPTRYDRYKGVAQIQKRMTQREDALKFEQSRIKSLQEERLLIQKKTFTKWINSFLLKARMEVEDLFTDLADGKKLLKLLEIISGERLAKPNNGRMRVHKIENVNKSLAFLHTKVRLESIGAEDIVDGNPRLILGLIWTIILRFQIQEIEIDVDEENESSEKKSAKDALLLWCQRKTNGYPGVNIQDFTGSWRSGLGFNALIHAHRPDLVNWSDLQQTKHIDNLNYAFDVANSELGIPRLLDAEDVDTARPDEKSIMTYVASYYHTFARMKNEIKSGKRIANIVGQMMDADKMKVHYGKLTTDLLEWINLKIVVLEDRNFPNSLEGIQRELLAFKQYRTIEKPPKYKERSEIEALYFHINLRLKSLNQPAFVPQEGQLVNDIERKWIELERAEHRREVALRSELLRHERLEQLNYKFERKSVLREGYLKEMIQVLSDPRYGSNLAQVDATVKKHEAISADILAREERFHDLTNMSEELVRENYHGLERVQAREQQVLQRWRDLLGLLDRHKANLSALCSLMSLMREIETTLASVQELQLSFQSTEVGPHLLGVEDLLQRHSLQELQVTALGESQRRLARQAAQVQTQVAAQTQQAQPHALSKEAALLEAKLEQLNKAYGQLGEYSKERKARLEDARNFFQFLQDHEDEESWLVERQRICRAGIVAKDLRALISLQQKHKALEDETKTRRPKSEQLSQAGRRLVCEQHPSAPEIENRLESLQEHWRVLEELLALRKKQLEEAAEALQFCADANEADSWMKEKMALVASEDYGVDEPSAQALLQRHKDLEGELNAYRGDLQSLNAQAERLQRAGISALQIDQTQNAENEQAEPLAELEQEEWTQEVRLVPQDEWVDEIVERTEPRTVLEERLVPQVRSLYPFSGQGMQMVKGEVMLLLNKTNPDWWSVRKADGTDGFVPASYVREVEPKVIQVQVRKPERVRVTQRVKKTRMVRQVVPVRRVKSTRSAVKPVRRAAVSDNENLEKRMKKINDTYGQLQELATRRHALLEDAIRLYGFYRECDDFEKWIKDREKMLKADDSRDNVETAKRKYEKFLTDLSASGKRVEAIDAAVEEFVTQGHSQLDKVRARQRHIHQLWEHLNWLKAQKEKSLEGASSVELFNRTCDEAHDWMLEKITQLDTAELGPDLKTVQALQRRHQHLERELAPVEEKVRKVNLLANSVKSTYPNELNNVNARQNEIRDLWHKVQNKARERRSRLEDAVGQQIFMNSSKNLISWATETLETMNVEEPVRDIATAEKLRKQHVELGEEIKTKEDEFREVEALGGQLLLRNPALNEVKERHEKLHGLYDNVTSTWLSKEAWLEQCLELQQFNREADQIDATTSSHATFLEFTDLGESLDDVEALLKQHEKFENTLHAQDDRLKVFSDVADKLIAQDHYDKNNINEKRNQVLARRATVKEAAQRRRAALQASEYYQQFSAEVDDLKDWLSDKMKTASDETYRDLNNLERKLQKHEAFERELRANEGQLRAVNKAGKALISEENYRSEDVGKVLEDLNKQWDELVVLSMEKGRRLRQAAAQHGYNRIIEDARLDLEEIENSLASQEVGQDLRNCKDLLKKHQLLETKLGQWEQKVNDLVQMGQEMAHEGHFDAPNILKTSQDTQKKFQSLKEPAKRRREALEESLRFHKFGFELDAELQWINDHLPQATSTMMGQNLHQTQSLHKKHKKFEAEVQGHEPMIMKTLASGQGLIDQAHPERKKIQDLCDTLSSAWNHLREKGAERSHALDLSLKAQEFFFEAGEVESWLVEKNDVLNSTDYGRDRDAATKLLTKHKALELELDTYNGIVTEMGNTASTMINAKHPDSKAIANKQQAIAQQVRSLQRLATLRQQRLMESMYRHEYFLESRELEQWIKEQEQTASSEDYGQDYEHLLLLQAKFNDFKHRIEAGSERFNQCQVLAKKLIANESPYIQDIEKRQEQLGNGEDDPVLEVAQLHAKMCESWQHLLKLVRNREQRLQAAGEIHRFHRDVAEALSRIQEKKAALPDDLGRDLNSVLALIRRHEGFENDLVALEAQLQVLVEDAARLQALYPGNNAAHIDQQQKIVLANWEELKERSAHRRDQLQASCDLQRFLTQVRDLTNWTAGLCATMSTQDNVRDAASAQILKAEHEALKGEIEAREDTFSNVLDLGEAMVQTGHYAASEVEEKCSQLLDERQKLHTAWQQKKIHLDQLIDLHFFLRDAKQLDNLSTTQEAALSNDNFGVSVEEVDAQVKKHNEFEKLLITQEDKLAALQEHGSKLLSQNHFESRTIAKRLDEVIKRRAKIRELCNARKARLEAGLLHAQFVRDVGEAESWIGERQKKLEAEASKGQVSSLEDKIKKLQKHQAFQAELAANQSRIEEIKVKGETLLMHKHPASAEIRQQLDHLLSSWKKLLIESENRGRGLEEAQDILDFNNQVEKIEAWIRDKEMMVQAGDIGKDYEHCLSLQRKLDDVDSDMRVDDARIKTINALADKLIKQEKDEETKAIQQRRDGFNNKWRGLQGALGAYRETLAGALEIHLFNRDIDDTNQRVVEKSLAMNTNDVGKDLAGVDHLQRKQEAMERDMTAIEGKLKEHQTEAHILSQKYPEKASQINGILSELETNWSELQRLTSDRRQALIQAYTLHKFRAELRELEIWVAETIKRMNEVEPPTTILEAEALLELHQERKAEIDGRQDTFKALGEHGRKLIPMGEFIQESLDHLEQLQQELNDAWLSGKQKLKQAHQLQLFKEQANQADSWLATKEAFLNNDDLGDSLSGVEKLMRKHEDFEKMLTPQLGRIEELEKFASAVLAEGHADAPSIKSRLAAVCARRDKLKNSALARRNKLVESRRLHQFLRNVLEVEGWLHEKQQVASDENYRDSTNLQSKIQKHVAFESELAANKGRVSAVTTEGEALVKEDHFASKEIQERLDELEAEWELLQETSKLKKNRLDDAYQALLFSRTLDEFEAWIDEIETQLQSEDHGKDLSSVANLLKRHTNLENDVMSHNETCESIKETAANFQRAKHFMSEEIQERAATTITRYHGLQEPIQIRRDNLEDAKLLHQFARDVEDELHWLSEKEVLAGSKDLGSSLTTVQRLQKKHHALEAELISREPVVASLASRATAMVRSGHFASEKIESLSRELQEKLMHLRDLASVRKLRLLDAVESQMFYAEAAEAEQWIKEKQPLLNSTDYGKDEDSVQSLFKKLEGVERDLCGFTSTVENLKKLSKGLVERHHFDSKNIAYKQSEIEHKFENLQNLKEKRSQRLLESEKYHRFIMQADQVIEWIGDQTTIAASEDYGCDVEHVELLIQMFENFLSSLISSENRMTGIIEAGQKLLEEKNPESSKIHSKIDETKQQWEDLKELAHARQEALAGAKQVHMFDRTADETISWIQEKEATLGSDHEYAHDLETIQALVRKHQGLDTDLGAVKEQVEAVMEEASRLAALFPDATEHIAVKHEQVDESWNDLLEKAAQRKGKLVQAEQLQAYFDEYRDLISWINEMVAKVTAPELARDVPGAEALISRHNEYRAEIDTHDDAFSKFYKTGQALVQQGHFLAKEIQEKVSVLRQRSQILEETWEQRKLIYEQNLDTQTFKRDAETLENWIASREPMLRDEQYGESIPQVEELIMKHQDFEKTIEAQEEKFNAIKRITMLEKAFQKQLETEMAARQAEKERVEKARLEERKRKEVQRITEERKREEERRRYIESPRHVSRDEMNGTYDDHETMNRSSSPMKGGAGDASQNTPTTSKSYGGLHHMLSDRLRRTSAADIKRAESMKVDTKKPKRTPSFTTRRRTQSFRKHQRIENVDSLPPVEIQGVLERKHELQSGGKKAAVRSWKPYYTVLCGQLLCFFKDIDDFQSSKAATAPINIFHGTCERAEDYTKRKNVFRLKCTDGSEFLFLASSKQDMEDWVNKISFHAKLPPSLQLMSYDDSHKDLEGIQNLSPDHLDDAPSTGSSHASTPEMERKNSVIRRDVTPNASQGPADLSPKQQQQHQPQVHKKRSDPNRNSENVGRSTPDTQPQKEFLQMYMQQQQQQQHHHHHPMQQQQQQPQPRPHDQHVNQQHLAMHSNEKPPIPPRGAPPPVPARSPSFDNTVPLRRNDVEQHYGQQNRPQSYQPTSGNMNLNGTSGQYNANDGSWHRPPNVEHNAHYQQQGIRTAKIVPPLPSTAPPPSNKIAHWNSPHDNAYGNFPVNSRQIAGHQMNTFTGRPTSLPPYVAPPMASSPTSPPSISVVDGAGRRASESGSESEQSFGGSRKDRDYKKTSVLSNLFGRRKKPSQ